One genomic segment of Desmodus rotundus isolate HL8 chromosome 5, HLdesRot8A.1, whole genome shotgun sequence includes these proteins:
- the POLR1B gene encoding DNA-directed RNA polymerase I subunit RPA2: MDPGGRWRGLPSAPSLKHLTDPSYGVPREQQKPALQELTQAHVESFNYAVREGLSHAVQAIPPFEFAFKDERISLTIVDAVISPPTVPKGSICKELNVYPAECRGRRSTYRGKLTADISWAVNGISKGTIKQFLGYVPIMVKSKLCNLYGLSPKALIEHHEEPEEMGGYFIVNGIEKVIRMLIMPRRNFPIAMIRPKWKARGPGYTQYGVSMHCVREEHSAVNMNLHYLENGTVMLNFIYQKELFFLPLGFALKALVSFSDYQIFQELIKGKEDNSFFRNSVSQMLRIVMDEGCSTQKQVLDYLGERFRVKLGLPDWYSDEQAAKCLFDQCICIHLKSNTEKFYILCLMTRKLFALAKGECMEDNPDSLVNQEVLTPGQLFLMFLKEKMEAWLVSIKIGLDKKAQKTNMSINTENLMKILNLGTDLTKPFEYLLATGNLRSKTGLGFLQDSGLCVVADKLNFVRYLSHFRCVHRGADFAKMRTTTVRRLLPESWGFLCPVHTPDGEPCGLMNHLTATCEVVTQFVYTASSPALLCNLGVTPVDGTPHRPHAECYPVLLDGVMIGWVDKELAPSVAASLRHFKVLREKRIPPWMEVALVPITGKPSLYPGLFLFTTPCRLVRPVQNLELGKEELIGTMEQLFMNIAVFENEVFAGVTTHQELFPHSLLSVIANFIPFSDHNQSPRNMYQCQMGKQTMGFPLLTYQDRSDNKLYRLQTPQSPLVRPCMYDHYDMDNYPIGTNAVVAVISYTGYDMEDAMIVNKASWERGFAHGSVYKSEFIDLSEKIKQGDDSLVFGVKPGDPRTVQKLDGDGLPFIGAQLQYGDPYYSYVNLNTGESSVMFYKSKENCIVDNIKVCSNDTGSGKFKCVCITVRIPRNPTIGDKFASRHGQKGILSRLWPAEDMPFTESGMAPDILFNPHGFPSRMTIGMLIESMAGKSAALHGLCHDATPFIFSEENSALEYFGEMLKAAGYNYYGTERLYSGISGLELEADIFIGVVYYQRLRHMVSDKFQVRTTGARDRVTNQPIGGRNVQGGIRFGEMERDALLAHGTSFLLHDRLFNCSDRSVAHVCVKCGSLLSPLLEKPPPSWSAMRNRKYNCTVCNRSDTVDTVSVPYVFRYFVAELAAMNIKVKLDVV, translated from the exons ATGGATCCTGGCGGCCGGTGGCGGGGCTTGCCCAGCGCGCCCAGCCTCAAGCACTTGACGGATCCCTCTTATGGGGTCCCGCGGGAGCAGCAGAAGCCGGCGCTGCAGGAGCTGACGCAGGCGCACGTCGAGTCCTTCAACTACGCGGTGCGCGAGGGGCTCAGCCACGCGGTGCAG GCTATACCTCCGTTTGAATTTGCTTTCAAAGATGAGCGGATCTCTCTTACTATTGTGGATGCTGTCATCAGTCCCCCCACAGTCCCCAAAGGGAGCATCTGCAAAGAGCTCAACGTTTATCCTGCAGAATGCCGGGGCCGGAGGAGTACGTACCGGGGAAAGTTGACG gcTGATATCAGCTGGGCAGTGAATGGAATCTCAAAAGGAACCATTAAGCAGTTTCTTGGTTATGTTCCCATCATGGTGAAGTCCAAGCTTTGCAACTTGTACGGCCTGTCTCCAAAAGCCCTCATTGAGCACCACGAGGAACCAGAG GAAATGGGAGGCTATTTCATAGTCAATGGCATTGAAAAGGTCATCCGAATGTTGATTATGCCTCGGAGAAATTTCCCCATTGCGATGATCAGACCAAAATGGAAAGCCAGGGGACCTGGCTATACTCAGTATG GAGTGTCAATGCACTGTGTGAGGGAAGAACATTCTGCCGTCAATATGAACCTCCACTACTTGGAAAATGGCACGGTTATGTTGAACTTTATTTACCAGAAAGagttattctttcttcctttgggaTTTGCACTTAAG GCACTTGTCAGCTTTTCCGATTACCAGATCTTTCAGGAGCTCatcaaaggaaaagaagacaacTCTTTCTTTAGGAACTCGGTTTCTCAGATGTTAAGAATTGTAATGGATGAGGGCTGCTCCACACAAAAACAGGTCCTTGACTATCTGGGTGAACGCTTCAGGGTCAAACTCGGTCTTCCTGACTGGTACTCAGACGAACAAGCCGCCAAGTGTCTGTTTGA CCAGTGCATCTGTATCCACTTGAAATCTAATACTGAAAAGTTTTATATACTTTGTCTCATGACCCGGAAGCTGTTTGCTTTGGCCAAAGGAGAGTGCATGGAGGACAATCCTGACAGTTTGGTGAATCAGGAAGTGCTTACACCTGGGCAGCTCTTCCTCATGTTTCTGAAG gaaaaaatggaagcatggTTAGTATCTATTAAAATAGGTTTAGACAAGAAGGCTCAGAAGACCAATATGTCTATAAACACTGaaaatttgatgaagattttAAATCTGGGGACAGACCTTACAAAACCGTTTGAATATCTTCTTGCTACTGGGAATCTGCGTTCTAAAACAG GCCTTGGCTTCCTGCAAGATTCTGGACTTTGTGTTGTGGCTGATAAGCTGAACTTCGTCCGCTATCTCTCCCACTTCCGCTGTGTGCACAGAGGGGCTGACTTTGCCAAGATGAGGACCACCACAGTGCGCAGGCTGCTACCGGAGTCTTGGGGTTTCCTTTGTCCCGTGCACACCCCTGATGGGGAGCCCTGTGGTTTGATGAACCACTTAACTGCCACATGTGAGGTCGTCACACAGTTTGTGTACACGGCCTCTAGTCCAGCTCTGctctgcaacctgg GGGTTACTCCAGTTGACGGAACGCCACACCGACCTCACGCTGAGTGCTACCCTGTCCTGCTGGACGGCGTCATGATTGGCTGGGTGGATAAGGAGCTCGCTCCCAGCGTGGCAGCTTCTCTCCGGCATTTTAAG gtgttgagagaaaaaagaattcctCCCTGGATGGAAGTGGCCCTTGTGCCCATAACAGGAAAACCAAGTCTGTACCCAGGACTGTTCCTTTTCACCACTCCTTGTCGGCTGGTGCGGCCTGTGCAAAACTTGGAATTAGGCAAAGAAGAGCTGATTGGAACTATGGAGCAG CTCTTCATGAATATTGCTGTCTTTGAGAACGAGGTCTTTGCTGGAGTGACCACCCACCAAGAGCTCTTCCCTCACAGCCTGCTGAGTGTCATTGCCAACTTCATCCCTTTCTCCGACCACAACCAGAGTCCGAGGAATATGTACCAGTGCCAGATGG GTAAGCAAACTATGGGTTTCCCACTTCTCACTTATCAAGACCGATCCGATAATAAGCTCTATCGCCTTCAGACCCCACAAAGCCCCTTGGTGAGGCCCTGCATGTACGACCACTATGACATGGACAACTACCCCATTGGGACCAACGCCGTTGTGGCTGTGATTTCCTACACGGGCTATGACATGGAAGATGCCATG ATTGTGAATAAGGCTTCTTGGGAACGAGGCTTTGCCCATGGAAGTGTCTACAAGTCTGAGTTCATAGATCtctctgaaaaaattaaacaaggagATGACAGTTTGGTGTTTGGAGTCAAGCCTGGTGACCCGCGGACTGTGCAGAAGTTAGATGGTGATGGCTTGCCGTTTATTGGAGCCCAGCTGCAGTACGGGGATCCGTATTACAGCTATGTAAACCTCAACACCGGGGAGAGCTCCGTGATGTTCTACAA GAGTAAAGAAAATTGTATTGTGGATAACATCAAAGTGTGTAGTAATGACACCGGCAGTGGGAAATTCAAGTGTGTTTGCATCACGGTGAGAATCCCTCGGAACCCAACCATCGGAGACAAGTTTGCCAGCCGTCACGGTCAGAAGGGCATCCTGAGCAGGCTGTGGCCAGCCGAGGACATGCCCTTTACCGAAAGCGGGATGGCCCCAGACATTCTGTTCAACCCTCACGGGTTCCCCTCCCGAATGACGATTGGTATGTTAATAGAGAGCATGGCCGGCAAGTCTGCAGCTCTGCATGGTCTCTGTCACGATGCCACACCCTTCATCTTTTCAGAGGAGAACTCAGCCTTGGAATACTTCGGCGAGATGTTGAAGGCTGCTGGCTACAACTACTATGGCACCGAGAGGCTGTACAGTGGCATCAGTGGGCTGGAACTGGAGGCAGACATTTTCATAGGCGTAGTTTATTACCAACGGTTACGCCACATGGTCTCAGACAAATTCCAGGTCCGAACCACAGGAGCCAGGGACAGAGTCACTAACCAGCCCATTGGGGGGAGGAATGTGCAGGGCGGGATCCGCTTTGGGGAAATGGAGCGGGACGCTCTTTTAGCTCATGGAACTTCTTTCCTCCTTCACGACCGCCTCTTCAACTGTTCTGACCGGTCAGTAGCCCACGTGTGTGTGAAGTGTGGCAGTTTGCTCTCTCCGCTGTTGGAGAAGCCACCCCCGTCGTGGTCAGCCATGCGCAACCGGAAATACAACTGTACCGTGTGTAATCGCAGTGACACTGTCGACACCGTTTCTGTGCCTTACGTTTTCCGGTATTTTGTAGCTGAACTGGCAGCTATGAACATCAAAGTCAAACTGGATGTCGTTTAA
- the CHCHD5 gene encoding coiled-coil-helix-coiled-coil-helix domain-containing protein 5, translated as MQAALEVTARYCGRELDQYGQCVAAKPESWQRDCHHLKMNIARCTSNHPVIRQIRQACAEPFEAFEQCLRQNEAAVGNCAEHMRSFLQCAEQVQPPSPSATVQAQPLSAS; from the exons AT GCAGGCGGCCCTGGAGGTCACTGCCCGCTACTGCGGCCGGGAGCTGGACCAATACGGCCAATGTGTGGCCGCCAAGCCCGAGTCCTGGCAGCGGGACTGTCACCACCTCAAGATGAACATCGCTCGATGCACCTCCAACCA CCCAGTCATCCGACAGATCCGCCAGGCCTGCGCGGAGCCCTTTGAGGCCTTCGAGCAGTGTCTACGGCAGAATgaggcagctgtgggcaactgtgCGGAGCACATGCGCAGCTTCTTGCAGTGTGCTGAGCAAGTGCAGCCTCCGAGCCCATCCGCAACTGTGCAG GCACAGCCACTTTCTGCCTCCTGA